Proteins encoded in a region of the Onychostoma macrolepis isolate SWU-2019 chromosome 20, ASM1243209v1, whole genome shotgun sequence genome:
- the LOC131526775 gene encoding uncharacterized protein LOC131526775 isoform X1, which translates to MAGKSNKPPTKTDFVETDQGKLCKQICSETLTSKKFSELIKRMVSQGFDSDWKAEKQLEWLQSKKEPEKHKFLAVCAYSWICKQGGIPLTEDGTIPEVVECWKDLSANCDKVAEISGIEMGKDLSGFSKGLSVVFKKAEKAETCNVIPTVSIPTAPDLSSLTVQAAAMTGSAPQTQTENQIDSPYSIARRLLDAAIAGAPPPYPDTPELSMPHANVDKKAENTEVSLSPPGWSGAPSRGRAFPAPIRGVADDQRNTKMGTGFERGEWTRLTAAEKNHLVTGIEHFELFSPNKVLWDKLEAVARQQNLGIADVQYMVETLVPHSKLSRVQAIRVDPLVPDDWAEYCQAYREYKEQVQDLLGRGSFPWTSVTQIKQRPNESPLEYVERFRAAYENDCAANNNNEDYDSAIIIESAISGLSKRYRDLLISGSVNIPNWYSLLQWSAVIWSRLQSEPGATPVAVAAVAEAETNPPKVKVCHNCSQAGHISRNCTNGPLRCSKCNRIGHLYNQCKAILPPFQGKKGRSDRQKNRPILV; encoded by the coding sequence atggctGGCAAAAGTAACAAGCCGCCTACAAAAACAGATTTTGTTGAAACAGACCAGGGCAAGCTCTGTAAGCAGATCTGCTCTGAAACTTTGACTTCAAAGAAATTCTCTGAACTCATCAAACGAATGGTTAGTCAGGGGTTTGATTCTGACTGGAAAGCAGAAAAGCAGTTAGAATGGCTACAGTCTAAGAAAGAACCAGAGAAGCATAAATTCTTAGCTGTGTGTGCTTATTCATGGATTTGTAAACAGGGAGGAATTCCCTTAACAGAAGATGGCACAATTCCAGAGGTAGTTGAATGCTGGAAAGATTTGAGTGCTAATTGTGATAAAGTGGCTGAGATTTCTGGAATTGAAATGGGGAAGGATCTGAGTGGTTTTAGCAAAGGGTTATCTGTTGTCTTTAAAAAGGCAGAGAAAGCTGAAACATGTAATGTGATTCCAACTGTGTCTATCCCCACTGCTCCTGATCTCTCCTCTCTGACTGTGCAGGCCGCAGCCATGACAGGCTCCGCGCCACAGACACAGACTGAGAACCAGATTGATTCGCCTTACAGTATTGCTAGAAGGTTACTGGATGCAGCTATTGCTGGGGCGCCGCCCCCTTATCCAGACACCCCCGAGCTTTCTATGCCACATGCAAATGTTGACAAAAAGGCTGAGAACACAGAGGTCTCACTCTCTCCCCCAGGGTGGAGTGGAGCCCCTTCCAGAGGGAGGGCCTTCCCTGCGCCCATTAGAGGTGTTGCTGATGACCAGAGAAACACTAAAATGGGGACAGGATTTGAGAGAGGGGAGTGGACTAGACTTACAGCCGCTGAGAAAAACCATTTGGTTACTGGCATAGAACATTTCGAACTGTTTAGCCCAAACAAAGTTTTGTGGGATAAACTAGAGGCTGTGGCTAGACAGCAGAATTTAGGAATAGCAGATGTGCAGTATATGGTAGAAACGCTTGTGCCACACAGTAAATTAAGCAGAGTTCAGGCTATCAGAGTTGACCCCCTTGTTCCTGATGATTGGGCTGAGTATTGTCAGGCATATAGAGAATACAAAGAACAGGTGCAAGACCTGTTGGGGAGGGGATCTTTTCCTTGGACTAGTGTGACCCAAATTAAACAAAGGCCTAATGAAAGTCCCTTAGAGTATGTTGAACGTTTTCGTGCTGCTTATGAAAATGACTGTGCTgcaaataataacaatgaagATTATGATTCCGCAATTATCATTGAATCCGCCATAAGCGGACTGTCTAAGCGATATAGGGATCTGCTCATTTCTGGTTCTGTTAACATTCCAAATTGGTACTCTCTGCTACAGTGGAGCGCAGTGATTTGGAGCCGTCTGCAGAGTGAACCAGGTGCAACCCCCGTAGCTGTTGCTGCCGTTGCTGAAGCGGAAACAAATCCACCCAAGGTTAAAGTGTGTCATAACTGCAGCCAAGCAGGCCACATCAGCCGTAATTGTACAAACGGCCCACTAAGATGTAGTAAATGTAACAGGATTGGCCATCTGTATAACCAGTGTAAAGCTATCTTGCCTCCATTTCAAGGGAAGAAAGGTAGAAGTGACAGACAGAAAAATCGGCCAATCCTTGTCTGA